The uncultured Ilyobacter sp. genome has a segment encoding these proteins:
- the pfkB gene encoding 1-phosphofructokinase, with protein MIYTLTLNPSLDYIIQMNSFQEGKVNISKSEHKLPGGKGINVSQVLKNLGHESVALGFLGGFTGDFIHKELIIQGIKCDFIQLEEDTRINVKMKNGNIETEINGNSPKISQDKKGELFKQLEKLKKGDILVMAGSVPLSFESNVYEKVMTTLPKGVKVILDTKGKALEDAVKTKPYLIKPNHHELEELFNVKIQNKNEMVEYGKKLQKMGAKNVAISMAGDGAFLITEDAVYFGNVPKGVVKNSVGAGDSMVGGFTSGIAEGLSIEECFSRGIAAGSASAFSKNLCTLSEVENLINEIKIEKIN; from the coding sequence ATGATATATACACTTACTCTCAACCCATCTTTAGATTATATAATTCAGATGAATTCCTTCCAAGAGGGAAAGGTAAACATAAGTAAAAGTGAGCATAAACTTCCAGGAGGTAAGGGGATAAATGTCAGCCAGGTTTTAAAGAACCTAGGACACGAATCTGTTGCCCTCGGATTTTTAGGAGGATTTACGGGAGATTTTATACACAAAGAACTTATAATCCAAGGTATAAAATGTGATTTTATACAGTTAGAAGAGGATACCCGTATAAATGTAAAGATGAAAAACGGAAATATAGAAACAGAGATAAACGGAAACTCCCCCAAAATAAGCCAGGATAAGAAAGGAGAGCTCTTCAAACAGCTAGAAAAACTCAAAAAAGGAGATATCCTAGTTATGGCAGGGAGCGTACCTCTGTCTTTTGAAAGTAATGTCTACGAGAAAGTCATGACAACTCTTCCAAAAGGTGTCAAGGTAATATTAGACACAAAGGGGAAAGCCTTAGAAGATGCAGTAAAAACCAAACCATATTTAATAAAACCAAATCATCATGAGCTAGAAGAACTTTTTAATGTAAAAATTCAAAATAAAAATGAAATGGTAGAGTACGGAAAAAAACTTCAGAAGATGGGTGCGAAAAATGTGGCTATCTCCATGGCTGGAGATGGTGCCTTTCTTATAACTGAAGACGCAGTTTATTTTGGGAATGTCCCAAAGGGAGTAGTCAAAAATTCTGTAGGTGCAGGGGATTCGATGGTGGGAGGATTTACCTCCGGGATAGCAGAGGGCTTAAGTATAGAGGAATGTTTTAGCAGAGGGATAGCAGCTGGAAGTGCTTCGGCCTTTTCAAAAAATTTATGTACTCTTTCAGAAGTAGAAAATTTAATCAATGAGATAAAAATAGAAAAAATAAACTAG
- a CDS encoding PPC domain-containing DNA-binding protein, with protein sequence MISIGEAESIKIHCVRLKKGDDVKKFITNYSAENNIQAGVILSSVGCVINGRIRLADGKSIREFQERLEIISINGTLSPDGSHLHISYSDRNGIVFGGHLVEGNIINTTCELVIGEFCQYSFKRSFDKKTGYKEIEIIERE encoded by the coding sequence TTGATTTCTATAGGGGAGGCGGAAAGTATAAAAATACACTGCGTAAGATTAAAAAAAGGAGATGATGTAAAAAAATTCATAACTAATTACTCGGCAGAAAATAATATACAGGCAGGAGTTATACTTTCCTCTGTAGGTTGCGTTATAAATGGAAGAATAAGACTGGCAGATGGAAAAAGTATAAGAGAATTTCAAGAAAGGCTGGAGATAATCTCTATCAACGGTACCCTTTCTCCAGATGGAAGCCATCTTCATATTTCATATAGCGACAGAAACGGTATAGTTTTTGGCGGACACCTGGTAGAAGGAAATATTATAAATACAACATGTGAACTTGTTATAGGGGAGTTCTGCCAGTATTCTTTCAAGAGAAGTTTTGACAAGAAAACAGGATACAAGGAAATTGAAATAATCGAAAGGGAGTGA
- a CDS encoding alpha-hydroxy-acid oxidizing protein → MELREVRSNARGKMKGFCNLCNECNGVWCAGQVPGMGGAGTGESFKRSFEKLKNIKLSMKTLHSATNPNTSFSIFGEKLSIPVITAPITGTKFNMGGSVSDEEYINDVIFGSVDAGTIAMIGDTGDSSCYIHGIEALKKSGGKGIAIIKPRENSEIVYRIKMAEEAGALAVGVDIDGAGLVTMKLFGQPVGPKTPEELKELISSTELPFIVKGVLSVEEAKICVKAGAAAIVVSNHGGRVLNHTLAPCEVLKDIVKAVGDDIVVLVDGNVREGADVIKYIALGAKGVLIGRPVIWGSIGGRQEGVKTILETIKSQLYQGMILTGSHSIDSINEDKIIL, encoded by the coding sequence ATGGAACTAAGAGAAGTAAGATCAAACGCTAGAGGGAAGATGAAGGGGTTTTGTAATTTATGTAACGAGTGTAACGGGGTTTGGTGTGCTGGTCAAGTTCCAGGAATGGGAGGAGCGGGAACGGGAGAATCTTTTAAGAGAAGCTTTGAAAAATTAAAGAACATAAAATTATCTATGAAGACTCTTCACAGTGCAACAAATCCGAACACTTCTTTTTCTATTTTTGGTGAAAAATTATCCATTCCAGTTATAACAGCTCCTATCACAGGAACAAAATTTAACATGGGTGGGAGTGTATCTGATGAAGAATATATAAATGATGTTATATTTGGATCTGTAGATGCAGGAACCATAGCGATGATAGGAGATACCGGGGACTCTAGCTGTTATATACATGGTATAGAGGCTCTGAAAAAATCAGGAGGGAAAGGAATCGCCATAATAAAGCCTAGAGAGAACAGTGAGATTGTCTACAGAATAAAAATGGCAGAGGAAGCAGGTGCACTGGCTGTAGGTGTTGATATAGACGGGGCTGGACTTGTGACAATGAAACTTTTTGGTCAGCCTGTGGGGCCCAAAACACCAGAGGAGCTAAAGGAGCTAATTTCATCTACAGAGCTTCCTTTTATAGTAAAGGGAGTTCTTTCGGTAGAGGAGGCTAAAATTTGTGTAAAGGCTGGAGCTGCAGCAATAGTAGTTTCAAATCACGGAGGAAGGGTGTTGAACCATACTTTGGCTCCCTGTGAAGTTCTAAAGGATATAGTCAAGGCCGTAGGAGATGATATCGTAGTTCTTGTTGACGGAAATGTCAGGGAGGGGGCTGATGTCATAAAGTATATAGCACTGGGTGCTAAGGGAGTGCTTATAGGCAGACCTGTTATCTGGGGATCTATAGGGGGAAGACAAGAAGGTGTAAAAACTATATTAGAAACTATAAAATCTCAGCTTTATCAGGGAATGATTCTAACAGGTTCACATAGTATAGACTCTATAAATGAAGATAAGATAATATTATAA
- a CDS encoding phosphatidylglycerol lysyltransferase domain-containing protein encodes MEWKNIGLEDREKLNEFLQGRFQTGDLTFTNLFIWRMGKNLKYKIDNDILYIKGIEDKSEFYYIPLPKHGDFRKIKKEMSAILKTGAVLRAVPEGVRILLENYFSFQEERDRFDYLYNVEKLIELKGRKFHNKKNQVNRFEKIYDFLYEKIDSKNMKEVMAFEEKWCRDRECSIYKGLDKESLGIREIFENYEALNLKGGLLRVNGEIAAFSIGEEITPNTGLIHIEKGNTKYQGVYQEINRIFLKKEFSHLEYVNREEDLGIDGIKKAKESYNPAMLLKKYIITGEKDFKIEK; translated from the coding sequence ATGGAATGGAAAAATATAGGACTAGAAGACAGGGAAAAACTCAATGAATTTTTACAGGGAAGGTTTCAGACAGGTGACCTTACCTTTACAAATCTTTTCATATGGCGGATGGGAAAAAATCTAAAATACAAAATCGATAATGATATATTATACATAAAAGGAATAGAAGATAAAAGTGAGTTTTACTATATCCCCCTTCCGAAACATGGTGATTTCAGAAAAATAAAAAAAGAGATGTCAGCGATCTTAAAAACCGGTGCAGTTTTACGTGCTGTTCCTGAAGGAGTGAGAATACTTCTCGAAAATTATTTTTCGTTCCAGGAAGAAAGAGACCGATTTGACTACCTTTATAATGTAGAAAAACTTATAGAGCTAAAAGGAAGAAAATTTCACAATAAAAAAAACCAAGTAAACAGATTTGAAAAAATATATGATTTTTTATACGAAAAGATAGATAGTAAAAACATGAAAGAAGTAATGGCATTTGAGGAAAAATGGTGTCGTGACAGAGAGTGCAGTATCTATAAGGGACTCGATAAAGAAAGCCTCGGAATAAGAGAAATTTTTGAAAATTATGAGGCTCTTAACCTCAAGGGAGGACTTCTAAGGGTAAATGGCGAAATAGCTGCTTTTTCCATAGGAGAAGAGATCACACCAAACACTGGACTCATACATATAGAGAAAGGAAATACAAAATATCAAGGAGTATATCAGGAGATAAACAGGATTTTTCTAAAAAAGGAGTTTTCACATCTAGAATATGTAAACAGAGAGGAGGATCTAGGTATTGATGGGATCAAAAAGGCAAAAGAATCCTACAACCCTGCTATGCTCTTAAAAAAATATATAATTACAGGTGAAAAAGATTTCAAAATTGAAAAATAA
- a CDS encoding HPr family phosphocarrier protein: MVSRTVEIKNETGLHTRPGNEFVTMAKTFDSKVEVENEAGKVVKATSLLKVLSLGIKKGAKITVHAEGTDADEAVEKLVTLLSNLRD; the protein is encoded by the coding sequence ATGGTAAGCAGAACGGTGGAGATAAAAAATGAAACTGGTTTACATACAAGACCTGGTAACGAATTCGTAACTATGGCAAAAACTTTTGATTCAAAGGTAGAGGTTGAAAACGAAGCTGGTAAAGTTGTAAAGGCAACTTCTCTTTTAAAGGTTCTTTCCCTTGGTATAAAAAAAGGAGCTAAAATAACTGTTCATGCTGAAGGAACAGATGCTGATGAAGCCGTTGAAAAACTAGTAACTCTTTTATCGAACCTAAGAGACTAA
- the fabV gene encoding enoyl-ACP reductase FabV, whose amino-acid sequence MVIKPKIKGSLALNCHPVGCKEEVISQIKYVENSKKYKGAKKVLIIGASSGYGLATRISLAFGGSEADTIGVSFEREGSARKVGSAGWYSNIWFREEAEKKGLIAKNILGDAFSHNMKEEVIKYIKEEFGGKIDLLVYSLASGMRTDPDTNKIYKSNLRPQGESLTGFTFNVEKESMEEVTLTPATEEDLANTVKVMGGEDWELWIKALMDADVVSEGFKTMAYSYIGPAVMEGIYRHGTIGSAKKHLEKTARDLNEVLKDEKSGEAYVAVNKAIVTKASAYIPIFPLYASALMRVMEEKGIEENAIEHTHRLFADMVYGNKPEFDSEKRMRPDSWELREDVQEEVLEIYKKVTEDNFKELTDFDKYKTEFLKLNGFKVNGVNYEEDVDLEELSKLKP is encoded by the coding sequence ATGGTTATAAAACCTAAAATTAAGGGTAGTCTCGCACTTAACTGTCATCCTGTGGGATGTAAAGAGGAAGTTATAAGTCAGATAAAATATGTAGAAAATTCTAAAAAATACAAGGGTGCCAAAAAAGTCTTAATAATCGGTGCCTCATCAGGATACGGACTTGCCACCAGGATATCTTTAGCTTTCGGAGGTTCAGAAGCAGATACTATAGGGGTTTCCTTCGAGAGAGAGGGTTCAGCCAGAAAAGTAGGAAGTGCCGGGTGGTACAGCAATATCTGGTTCAGAGAGGAAGCAGAGAAAAAAGGTCTTATTGCGAAAAATATCCTTGGAGATGCCTTTTCCCACAATATGAAAGAAGAGGTAATAAAATATATAAAAGAGGAATTTGGAGGAAAGATCGATCTTCTGGTATATTCTCTGGCCTCTGGTATGAGAACTGATCCAGATACCAATAAAATATATAAATCCAATCTCAGACCTCAGGGAGAATCTCTCACTGGCTTTACCTTCAATGTAGAGAAGGAGTCCATGGAAGAGGTTACACTCACTCCCGCCACAGAAGAGGACCTCGCCAACACCGTCAAGGTAATGGGTGGAGAAGACTGGGAACTATGGATAAAGGCCCTTATGGATGCCGATGTTGTTTCTGAAGGATTTAAAACTATGGCTTACTCGTATATAGGTCCTGCTGTAATGGAGGGAATTTACAGACACGGGACCATAGGTTCTGCCAAGAAACATCTAGAAAAAACTGCACGTGACCTTAATGAAGTTTTAAAAGATGAAAAATCAGGAGAGGCCTATGTAGCTGTAAACAAGGCCATCGTTACAAAGGCTAGTGCCTACATACCAATATTTCCATTGTATGCCTCTGCTCTCATGAGGGTCATGGAAGAAAAAGGTATAGAGGAAAATGCCATAGAACACACTCATAGACTCTTTGCAGACATGGTCTACGGAAATAAGCCTGAATTTGATTCAGAAAAAAGAATGAGACCAGATTCATGGGAACTCAGAGAAGATGTACAAGAAGAGGTTCTAGAGATATATAAAAAAGTTACCGAAGATAATTTTAAAGAACTTACGGATTTTGATAAATATAAGACTGAATTTTTGAAATTAAACGGCTTCAAAGTAAACGGTGTAAATTACGAAGAAGATGTCGATCTAGAAGAACTGTCCAAACTCAAGCCTTAA
- a CDS encoding type I phosphomannose isomerase catalytic subunit: MYPLKFKKCFIEKVWGGRAFEDVLDMELPENKKIGESWEVSSHKNGMSYVEDGSLAGQSLQELMESSGEELLGKEVYSRFKGKFPVLIKYLDVNDRLSVQVHPSDEYALRVEKEFGKSEAWYIIDASPDAKLIMGLKEGMTKEEFIENAKAGNFDDMFNVISVNKGDCIYVKSGLVHASLEGSVVICEVQQNSDTTYRIYDFDRVIDGVKRELHIDRAADVINFDEHPEITTVDTRKNISLDGAVKEELVRCQYFNIDRLQVEGVYNDEISPNFRIYSILEGEGKIVHAGKEYSAKKGDTYFIPAGLEVSIEGKLDILKSFL; this comes from the coding sequence ATGTATCCGTTAAAATTTAAAAAATGTTTTATCGAAAAAGTATGGGGAGGAAGAGCTTTTGAAGACGTCCTCGATATGGAACTTCCTGAAAATAAAAAAATAGGAGAGTCATGGGAAGTAAGTTCCCATAAAAACGGAATGTCCTACGTAGAAGATGGATCTTTAGCGGGTCAAAGTCTTCAGGAACTGATGGAGAGTTCAGGTGAGGAGCTTCTAGGAAAAGAGGTCTACAGTAGATTTAAGGGGAAATTCCCTGTTCTTATAAAATATCTTGATGTGAATGACAGACTTTCTGTACAGGTGCATCCCAGTGACGAATATGCCCTTAGAGTGGAAAAAGAATTTGGTAAGTCTGAGGCCTGGTATATAATAGATGCCAGCCCTGATGCCAAGCTTATAATGGGACTTAAAGAGGGAATGACAAAAGAAGAGTTTATAGAAAACGCTAAGGCCGGAAACTTTGATGATATGTTTAACGTGATATCAGTAAATAAAGGTGACTGCATCTATGTGAAGTCAGGTCTTGTTCATGCAAGTTTAGAGGGATCTGTAGTGATATGCGAAGTTCAGCAAAACTCAGATACCACATATAGAATATATGACTTTGACAGGGTGATAGACGGAGTAAAGAGAGAACTTCACATAGACAGGGCAGCAGATGTTATAAATTTTGACGAACATCCTGAGATAACCACTGTGGATACCAGAAAAAACATCAGCCTAGACGGGGCAGTGAAGGAAGAGTTAGTGAGATGCCAATACTTTAATATTGACAGACTTCAGGTAGAAGGCGTTTACAATGATGAGATAAGCCCTAATTTCAGAATATACTCCATCCTAGAGGGAGAGGGTAAGATTGTTCACGCCGGTAAAGAGTATTCTGCTAAAAAGGGAGACACTTATTTCATTCCTGCAGGGCTTGAAGTTAGTATAGAGGGGAAATTGGATATACTGAAATCCTTTCTGTAA
- a CDS encoding DeoR/GlpR family DNA-binding transcription regulator — MLSQERYDIILNLLKNKEIVKMKEIVDTLNISESTIRRDLTYLEEHGLLKRVHGGATLPENSYEADFNTKNIQNKFEKDKIGEAAAKIVLDGECIFIDAGTTTERMIKYLQDKNVTVVTNGVTHIPELMKYNIRAYLTGGKIKNRTGALVGVETIESLKKYNFNKCFIGVNGITSETGYTTPDIEEAEIKREVIKKSQKSYILADCNKFGRTSFVSFSELKECTIITDKLPAEEYRKKTKIKEC; from the coding sequence ATGTTAAGTCAAGAAAGGTACGACATAATATTAAATCTTTTAAAGAATAAAGAGATCGTAAAAATGAAAGAGATCGTAGACACTTTAAATATCTCAGAATCAACAATCAGACGAGATTTAACTTATCTAGAAGAACACGGACTCCTAAAAAGAGTTCACGGAGGCGCCACCCTCCCAGAAAATTCTTACGAGGCTGATTTCAATACCAAAAATATACAGAATAAATTTGAGAAGGATAAAATAGGTGAAGCTGCTGCTAAAATTGTTTTAGACGGCGAGTGTATCTTTATCGATGCAGGAACAACTACAGAGAGAATGATAAAGTATCTCCAAGATAAAAATGTCACTGTAGTGACAAACGGTGTCACCCATATACCTGAGCTTATGAAATACAACATAAGAGCTTATCTAACAGGTGGAAAGATAAAAAACAGAACAGGGGCTCTTGTAGGAGTAGAAACCATCGAATCTCTGAAAAAGTACAACTTCAACAAATGTTTTATAGGGGTCAACGGAATAACCTCAGAAACGGGCTATACAACGCCTGATATAGAAGAGGCAGAAATAAAAAGAGAGGTAATAAAAAAATCTCAGAAATCTTACATCTTAGCCGACTGCAACAAGTTTGGCAGAACCTCTTTTGTTTCATTTTCTGAACTAAAAGAGTGCACAATAATAACAGATAAACTTCCAGCAGAAGAGTATCGTAAAAAAACTAAAATAAAGGAGTGTTAG
- the ptsP gene encoding phosphoenolpyruvate--protein phosphotransferase — MRKFIKGIDASPGVAIGKVYLHKEVELVINTGDIEDIEKEKERLITSRDKSKEQLTEIRKKTAIKLGEDKASIFDGHITLLEDEDLFDEVVELMEDEEISAENALSRGIESYCEMLGNLEDEYLRERAADLRDIGNRWLHNILGHDLGDLSSLEPNTVIIAKDLTPSDTAQIDLENVLAFVTEIGGRTAHSSIMARSLEIPAVVGTGDVCSHVEGGETIIVDATTGDIIIDPYNEEISQYEKKREAFIAEKEELKMLIDKEAVSKDGVKVNMCGNIGSPNDVAGLQRNGAEGIGLYRTEFLFMNNDRFPTEDEQFEAYKTVVESLKGKPVTIRTMDIGGDKALSYMDLPKEENPFLGWRALRVCLDRKDILKTQFRALLRASAFGYVKIMLPMIISLDEVRQAKVILEECKTELREEGIKFDEDIQFGIMVETPAVAMRAKYFAREVDFFSIGTNDLTQYTLAVDRGNENIAHLYDPFNPAVLQAIKMAIDGAHEEGITISMCGEFAGDERATPVLLGMGLDAFSMSAISIPRVKKNIMKLDKKECESLVERLLDMGTAEEIKMVLEEFISNK; from the coding sequence ATGAGAAAATTTATCAAAGGAATAGATGCTTCCCCGGGAGTTGCGATAGGTAAGGTATACCTTCATAAAGAAGTGGAGTTAGTAATCAATACTGGAGATATAGAGGATATAGAAAAAGAAAAAGAAAGACTTATCACCTCTAGAGACAAATCAAAAGAGCAGCTTACTGAGATAAGAAAAAAGACTGCTATTAAATTAGGAGAAGATAAGGCATCTATTTTTGATGGTCATATTACTCTTTTAGAAGATGAGGATCTATTTGACGAAGTTGTAGAACTTATGGAAGATGAGGAAATCTCTGCAGAGAATGCTTTGTCACGTGGGATAGAATCTTATTGTGAAATGCTTGGAAACTTAGAAGATGAATACCTTAGAGAAAGAGCTGCAGATTTGAGGGATATAGGTAATAGATGGCTGCACAATATATTAGGACATGATCTAGGAGATCTTAGCTCACTTGAGCCTAATACAGTTATCATAGCCAAAGATCTCACTCCTTCTGACACTGCTCAGATAGATCTTGAAAATGTCCTTGCATTTGTAACGGAAATAGGAGGAAGAACAGCTCATTCATCTATCATGGCCAGATCACTGGAAATCCCTGCAGTAGTAGGAACTGGAGATGTATGCAGTCATGTAGAGGGCGGAGAGACTATCATAGTGGATGCCACGACGGGAGATATAATAATCGACCCTTACAATGAAGAAATCTCTCAATACGAAAAGAAGAGAGAAGCTTTTATAGCTGAAAAAGAAGAACTGAAAATGCTTATCGATAAAGAAGCCGTTTCTAAAGACGGTGTAAAAGTAAATATGTGTGGGAATATAGGAAGCCCCAACGATGTAGCTGGCCTACAAAGAAACGGAGCAGAAGGAATCGGACTTTATAGAACAGAGTTTCTATTCATGAATAACGATAGATTCCCTACTGAAGATGAGCAATTTGAAGCCTATAAAACTGTTGTAGAATCACTTAAAGGTAAACCTGTAACAATCAGAACTATGGATATAGGTGGAGATAAGGCCCTTTCCTATATGGACCTTCCAAAAGAGGAGAATCCATTTTTAGGATGGAGAGCATTGAGAGTATGTCTAGACAGAAAAGATATATTAAAAACTCAGTTTAGAGCACTTCTCAGAGCATCTGCTTTTGGATATGTAAAGATCATGCTTCCTATGATAATATCCCTTGATGAAGTAAGACAGGCAAAAGTTATTTTGGAAGAGTGTAAGACAGAATTAAGGGAAGAGGGAATAAAATTTGACGAAGATATTCAGTTTGGTATAATGGTAGAGACTCCTGCCGTTGCCATGAGAGCTAAATATTTTGCAAGAGAGGTAGATTTCTTCTCTATCGGTACAAATGACCTTACTCAGTATACTCTTGCTGTAGACAGAGGAAATGAAAATATTGCACACCTATACGATCCATTTAACCCTGCTGTACTTCAGGCGATAAAAATGGCCATTGACGGAGCTCATGAAGAGGGTATCACAATATCCATGTGTGGTGAATTTGCCGGAGACGAGAGAGCTACTCCGGTGTTACTGGGAATGGGACTAGATGCATTTTCAATGTCTGCCATTTCTATACCTAGAGTAAAGAAAAACATCATGAAATTAGATAAAAAAGAATGCGAATCTTTAGTTGAAAGACTTTTGGATATGGGTACCGCCGAAGAGATAAAAATGGTTCTAGAAGAGTTTATTTCAAATAAATAA